The sequence AATTTGCTTTTAGGAGTACTAGACAAGAGGGAAAGTTCCGCCAACAAGGTcaactacaaggagcttgcagaAGTATTTACACGTTACGATACTTTACAAGCTGAACATATTGAACTTTCGACTGTCTTTTCTGGGATGTCGAAAACAATTCTGAATGATTTGATATcttccatcgcatcatccattAAATGTTAGATTAAAGAGAGAAGTTGACGCTGCGCATTTTTTGTGTGCGGTCAAGTAGGCTTGCACTTTCCTCCAGTATTTATTTGGCAAAGATAACACAACCACTCtagacagacacaagcaaaaactcatgaaataaatgttgcagcagcctaggctacacctaaacattagagatctgacatgctgtatgggatgaaaacaagactatttttcagtctgatcaactgtaggctactaataagagcagctgcatacagACTATGTTCTCTGTCCATCTggtcaactgtaggctactaataagagcagctgcatacagcctatgtgccctgtccatctggtcaactgtaggctactaataagagcagctgcatacagcctatgtgCCCTGTCCATTTGGTCAACTGTAAGCTActaataagagcagctgcatacagcctatgtgCCCTGTCCATTTggtcaactgtaggctactaataagagcagctgcatacagcctatgtgccctgtccatctggtcaactgtaggctactaataagagcagctgcatacagcctatgtgctctgtccatctggtcagggtaactaattggtaacgcTATGTATTTATGGTCCATttgtcaggagaaaatgtgaatgtgatcaaatctAGATGATATTCTAAACTGGGCTGGCTAGGCTGTCTATATGTTTTTAATCCAAAATTATTGACTGGAATTAATCACCATAATAATGATgacagatacatttttttataaggcctacagttgcataggcctgcatgatgcaaacatgcataaagcaagctcagccctgtgagttacagtgagggaaaaaagtatttgatcccctgctgattttgtacgtttgcccacttacaaagaaatgaacagtctataattttaatagtaggtttatttgaacagtgagagacagaataacaataaaaaaatccagaaaaacgcatgtcaaaaatgttataaaaggatttgcattttaatgagggaaataagtatttgacccctctgcaaaacatgacttagtacttacccttgttggcaatcacagaggtcagacgtttcttgtagttggccaccaggtttgcacacatctgaggagagattttgtcccactcctctttgcagatcttctccaagtcactaaggttttgaggctgacgtttggcaactcgaaccttcagctctctccacagattttctatgggattaaggtctggagactggctaggccactccaggaccttaatgtgcttcttcttgagccactcctttgttaccttggccgtgtgttttgggtcattgtcatgctggaatacccatccacgacccattttcaatgtcctggctgaggaaaggaggttctcacccaagattttacGGTACACAGCAAAAATTGGAGTGTTGAAATTTTAGGGTTAAACATTTCCGAGTTGATTTTCACTCCCAGAGTGTAATTTTAACACATTCTGATTTAAATGGTGTTCAGTGTTGGAGTTATTTGACAGAGTTGATCCGGTCAGTGTTAACCCAACTCCGCAGAGATGTAATTAAGCTCCGCCCATGCATTTCACTTCGTCggttggagacagaggagacaagtCGGCGCCATTTTCTCCCTCCCATGCAGTACTACACGGTAAGTGCAATTAACTCAAACTTACTGAAACAATTATAAATTGATGCTGAGAATTTCAGTATGAACAATGAAACATCTACAGAGAATATATGCCTAACAAAACCGTGTTTGTTGCCAGGTCTGAGCAGCAAATTTGTCCTGGTGATTAGCTAGCTAGAAGTGTATGgtaagctagctaacagtttGTTACTTAAACCGTCTCCAACTTTATCAATGATGATTTATTGGAAGGAaaaacaaagcgttatgttttttTACTGTATAAAATCTTGTTTGAGGCAGGAGCTAACGTCTTTTCCCCCCCTTCACCAGTTAATTGTACTGAAATTACTAAGTTAAAGCTAAAGTACAAAATTAGCAGAAAATCGGGCTGTGactgatattaaacatttattaaacatttaaGTGCTTCATTAAATACTGATGAGTCAATGCATAAGCAGCATTTTAATATCTCAGTCACAGCGCGATTTTCTGGAaattagtactttttccaacagtgCAGGTCACAGAATCTGATGGGTCACCAAAAATGGTGTAACACTGTCGACTTAGCTTTAATCTTTATCGTTCTtcctttaaatgtttatttacttTGTCAAACTTCCTTGCACGTCTCAGTCAAAATGCTGGTCCAGGTGAAGTACAGCCAACAGCAGAAATATGTGAAGCTGGATGAGGATGAAGGACGGTTTGACTTTATGCAATTCCATGAAAACGGTTAGCATGGCTTTAAAAACTCGTTGTGCAAGCTCCTTAATGTTGTCGATTCTGATTTTCTTTACATGCCTTTATCAGACTCTTTTATACGGTAAATGGGGTTAAATTGCTAATCATTTTCAGTTCTGTAATGTGTGCTTCATAGAGTGTAAAGtattaatatacaccaaaacagtcacGAAAAAAAGCCAATCATCAATTTGGACTTAAGAGGGAATGGGTTATGTGAGGGAAAATGCTCTAGGTCTATTTAAGGGTTATACAGTGTGTATTCAACGTGAAGAGTTATTGGCTGTGAGGCAAGAAACAGTGCTGACTTCAAAGGCACATTCAGTTTGACCTTACTATCTTTTCCAGTCATTGAGAGATTTTGCCTGCCACCTGATGCAAACGTTATATACAAGGATGCAACAGGGACAGAAGTTGATGCAGAAATATTCAGCGACCTCGTTGGACAAGGCAATGTGGTGCTGACACTATTCTCAGATCAGGGTGAGATATCAAGGCAGGTATAATAAAGAACTTTACACCTTACATAATATAATAATTTTCATTTTTTCTATTCCTTTAGAATTCTCTGATTTCTCCTTGTCTTCTGCTTCTGAGCCGTCTGACTCAAGCTTCAGCTCAAGTGCATCAACTATAATCCTAGATGATGTCCCTAGCAAGAGACAAAGAATTGAGGATAcacatgatgctgtgtctgctgaACAGGTTTCTTAATGCTTTCACATTTTTTCACTCTGAGTCTCTAGAAAAGCTATTTATCACCATGttttgtattgtaatgtttttgttttgtattagttGATTGAAGCTGTGCTAAGAGGCAAGTCTGGGGGTGAAGAAGTACTACAGGAGTACCAAACAACAGAAACCCTAACAGATGCTGCAAGAAGAAAAATGGTTAACATCCTGGTGGCTTACATGATTGACAATCATGGGTATGTTTGtttcacattgtttttatttgtaccAGATAACTGCATGGCCATTGCATAAATGTACTAATTTAATATCTCCTCTCAGGCACCGCCCCACTAAAGCAATCAGAGAAGATTATGCGCGTGGGATAGTGATGTTGTTCCCTTCCCTCAAGGATCCATACTCCAAGAAGGGCTATGTAATAGGCATTATTATTGTTAACTCTCATGTCATGTTGTGACACAAAACTGTGTGGATGACATTGATATTTGAATTCCGTGAGATTTCTCATGAGCCTGGTATGACAAcgcatttattttctttttttccatTTCAGGAACACTTCCATGATGCTGCAAGCAGCACAGGATACATTTCTGGCATCTGAAAACAGTCCAGAGGAAGATTCGTCGAGGATCTGCACTGCTACCAAATAGCCCAATTGACTTTTCTCCAGGGGGCCCAAATTTCCAAAGGACTGTTAATGTTGAAAGGCAGCTTGATGGTGATGCTTGCCAAGAGGCCATGTCTTTGCTCAACCATACCACAGACAATTCCCTGATTTTTCCAGAAGATGAGAGAGACCTTTCAGCACCGTCAGAAGCTCGTTAATGACCCAGGCAGAAGTGTTGATATCCTCTCCAGCTTCCCAAGATTCCTGGATACAAAAGGATTGGTAAGTTTGGGATGAGATGTTTAGAATGGCTTGAAATTTGAAAGTATTTCCTGAAGTAGTAGTAGATGAATATCTTCTTTCTTAAAGGTGGACCAAGACTTCACTCTCCTATTTGATGGCGACACATCCTCCAGGCTTCTTCAGAAATGGGATTTGTTCTTCAAGCCAAATGTCATAAAAGAGGCTAAGCGGCTCACCTCAACACCAGAGTTGCGTCGCTTGGTGCAGTCAGCAGAAAGTCCCCCAGAAAGTGATCTTGATGAGCCAACaagtgagtttttttttttattttaataaatttgctataATTGCAGTTAAATTATAACTGCAATAATATTTCATTTGTTTATTCTGTGTATCTCTGAACGTTGATCTGATTTTTGGGATAAATGTGACTAATAGATGGATGACTGTTTAAAACGTTCTCACAATGCCTCCCTGTTCTCATTCAAACTTTAAAAGTATTACATTTGAAGAGTTTTCAGTTAATTCTTGTGACTCTTTGTCCTCAGCCTACGACCAAGAAATGGCTTCCCTGTTGTTGCTGTTACATCTCCTTCCACCACCTCCAGGGGGACTGATGTCTCCAAACATTAGTGCATGTGATGCAGTTGAGACTTGTCTTTCATAAGGTAATTATATTATTAACGTGATTATAATAATTTGTCACGTCACCTTCTTAGCCACATATGTAAATGAGGGTTGTTAAAAAGTGGATGGAATTGTAATTAAGTCTTCATTCCCATCTTGCACTAGCCAATGAAAGCTGTTTGAATAATCCCTTCTATAATGTAGTTTTCTCTGGCTGCACATTATTCTTGTCTAATTTTCAGTTTTCTGATCTCAACCCTAGTCATGCTGCAGTTTGGAGGAGCATCTCCGCAACCAGCAGGATCGGCAGCCGTACCTCCTCGCTGTTGGGCGTCAGAAGAGCAAGATTGAGAGCTTCTACATCACAATGGATAAGCGTCTCATCCCATTTAAGGCAAACCGTTTAATTCATTGAAGTATTTCCATGTTTGTAATAACTATTCATTTGATATCATGCATGATCTTCTTGAGGGTGTGGTTCAGTATGAGATCAAATTGCTTTTTGGATATCTCACGCAACACTATGTCAGAACAGGACTTGCTTTCCAGGATTTATTGTTTTGATTATGGATTTTTAGAATGAAAAAATCTTCCTACAAAGATTATTTTGGAGAGTTTTGGCATTGGTTTGAATTCTATTCAGACATTGTCTTGTGAAAAACATCCCACTGTTTGACATTATTCCTGCAGGAAACAAAAACTGGaatttgttactgttgttacttcaAATAATGAACAGTTTTTTCACCTTCTCTCACTCTAGGTATGACAATATATTTAAAGCATTTGATTGTTGACCACCACAAACTATTTAAGCACTTGTATCCACATAGAAACTTGATACCTAAGCATAATTTTATGATCCATTACCCATCTTCTATAAGGAAAATTGGCCCCTTATTATATACGTGGTGTTTGAGACCAaacacaagctgtttaaagattgTTTTAAAAATTTCAAAAACATAACCAAATCGCTTGCTAAAAAGCATCAGATGGCCATTGCTTATCACTGGGAAACCTTCACCCTCAAACAAAATGAGTATGGGCCAATTAAATCTTTTCTCTTCAGAGATGAGAATGTCGTCAACAATGAAATGCTTGAAACTATCTTGTCAAAAGATGTTTTCTCAACTAGTTGGGTTAAAGTTGATGGTGTAGAATATAAAGCTGGACTAGTTATTTGCAGTGCAATGGAAGAAGACATGCCAGTCTTTTGTCAAATAAGTGATGtacttttggttgaagatctttttttttttttgacaaacAAGCTATTTACAGAGAATTTTGATGACCATCATCATGCATTCAGAGTATTACGAAGTGTGGAAAGATGTCTACTAAAAATGTCTGAGCTTAAATTTCATAAACCGTTTGATATTCAAAGCTCATACAATGTTTCAGATGAAAGTATGTACATTATACCTTCATTCACAATGTTTTAATTCAACTGACTGCAAGGGAGAAggcacaaataaatgtttttgacaATGATTGTTTATTgtgattcattattattattattattataagtatatatttaattaaataatattgAATAAATTAACAATTAATTTTAGCATTTTTTCAGTGTAGATAATTGACACTTTAGGGAGTGAAATTAACACTACCCAAATAGTTAATAAAAATTAACACTACCCAAATAGTTAATAAAAATGAACTCGGAGcagtgttactttaactctgttttgCGAGTTAAAGAAGGAACTCTGGCAGAGTGTTAAATGTTTAACTATTTTgaaagtgttaatttaactctggAGAGTGTGGACCTATATAAACCCTCAAAAAGTGTTGAAATCAACTCTGTGGGAGTTAATTCAACACTGGACTTTTTGCTgtgtacatggccccgtccatcgtccctttgatgcggtgaagttgtcctgtccccttagcagacaaacacccctaaagcataatgtttccacctccatgtttaacggtggagatggtgttcttggggtcataggcagcattcctcctcctccaaacacggtgagttgagttgatgtcaaagagatccattttggtctcatctgaccacaacactttcaccagttgtcctctgagtcattcagatgttcattggcaaacttcagacgggcatgtatatgtattcttgagcagggagaccttgcgggcgctgcaggatttcagtccttcacggcgtagtgtgttaccaattgttttcttggtaactatggtcccagctgccttgagattattgacaagatcctcccgtgtagttctgggctgattcctcaccgttctcatgatcattgcaactccacgaggtgagatcttgcatggagccccaggccgagggatattgacagttcttttgtgtttctttcatttgcgaataatcgcaccaaatgttgtcaccttctcaccaagctgcttggcgatggtcttgtagctcattccagccttgtgtaggtataCAATCTTGTCcgtgacatccttggagagctctttggtcttggccatggtggagagtttggaatctgatggattgcttctgtgga is a genomic window of Salmo trutta chromosome 10, fSalTru1.1, whole genome shotgun sequence containing:
- the LOC115200965 gene encoding uncharacterized protein LOC115200965 isoform X2, whose translation is MHFTSSVGDRGDKSAPFSPSHAVLHVKMLVQVKYSQQQKYVKLDEDEGRFDFMQFHENVIERFCLPPDANVIYKDATGTEVDAEIFSDLVGQGNVVLTLFSDQEFSDFSLSSASEPSDSSFSSSASTIILDDVPSKRQRIEDTHDAVSAEQLIEAVLRGKSGGEEVLQEYQTTETLTDAARRKMVNILVAYMIDNHGHRPTKAIREDYARGIVMLFPSLKDPYSKKGYEHFHDAASSTGYISGI
- the LOC115200965 gene encoding uncharacterized protein LOC115200965 isoform X1, giving the protein MGHQKWCNTVDLALIFIVLPLNVYLLCQTSLHVSVKMLVQVKYSQQQKYVKLDEDEGRFDFMQFHENVIERFCLPPDANVIYKDATGTEVDAEIFSDLVGQGNVVLTLFSDQEFSDFSLSSASEPSDSSFSSSASTIILDDVPSKRQRIEDTHDAVSAEQLIEAVLRGKSGGEEVLQEYQTTETLTDAARRKMVNILVAYMIDNHGHRPTKAIREDYARGIVMLFPSLKDPYSKKGYEHFHDAASSTGYISGI